The Paenibacillus sophorae genome has a segment encoding these proteins:
- the terS gene encoding phage terminase small subunit — MAKKRDPRRDEAFEIWKASGGKIDLVEIAAQLGVSDGTLRGWKSKDKWEAKLNETLRSDERNVPQNTERSKRRGAPKGNKNAVGNRGGAPPGNTNAAGNRGGAGGPLGNKKAVTTGEYETIWMDTLTEAEQQLMEQINTDPIVQANESITLLSFRERRMMQRIKDLMDGLNEKERSVLYELKTKKDVGVIHDEKTGLTKKVPISRDELVKSKVEISSFRKLDDILKLEESLTRIQDKKIRAIELKNRLIAVDDEKQVRTAILQIELQKLQGAEGATASWTDAIREIAERRRAARVSEQNEH, encoded by the coding sequence ATGGCTAAGAAGCGAGACCCGAGACGTGACGAGGCATTTGAGATATGGAAAGCCAGCGGCGGGAAGATCGACCTTGTGGAAATCGCAGCGCAGCTCGGCGTATCAGATGGTACACTCCGCGGGTGGAAGTCAAAAGACAAGTGGGAAGCCAAGCTGAACGAAACGCTCCGATCAGACGAACGGAACGTTCCGCAAAATACGGAGCGTTCCAAACGCCGTGGCGCTCCCAAAGGGAACAAGAACGCGGTCGGCAATCGCGGCGGTGCGCCGCCAGGCAATACGAACGCAGCAGGTAATCGGGGTGGCGCTGGCGGGCCGCTTGGCAACAAGAAGGCGGTCACCACCGGTGAGTACGAGACGATCTGGATGGACACGCTCACGGAGGCTGAGCAGCAGCTCATGGAGCAGATCAATACAGACCCGATCGTTCAGGCCAATGAATCGATTACCCTGCTTTCCTTCCGTGAACGTCGTATGATGCAGCGCATAAAGGACTTGATGGACGGCCTTAACGAGAAGGAGCGTAGCGTCCTTTATGAGCTGAAAACGAAGAAGGACGTTGGTGTTATCCACGACGAGAAAACGGGCCTCACGAAAAAGGTTCCTATTTCTCGGGATGAGCTGGTGAAGTCAAAGGTGGAGATCAGTTCGTTTCGGAAACTGGACGACATTCTGAAGCTGGAAGAATCCCTGACCCGCATCCAGGATAAAAAGATCCGCGCCATTGAGCTCAAGAACCGGCTCATAGCTGTCGACGATGAAAAGCAAGTCCGAACAGCAATCCTTCAGATCGAGCTGCAGAAGCTGCAGGGCGCCGAAGGAGCAACAGCGAGCTGGACGGATGCGATCCGTGAGATTGCAGAACGTCGTAGAGCGGCGAGGGTGAGTGAACAGAATGAGCATTAA
- a CDS encoding DEAD/DEAH box helicase family protein, whose amino-acid sequence MSIKPYNVLAALTDLVDLYWDDPVAFAEDMLGFDPDNWQRKAMSDVSKYPRTSVRSGQGVGKTAFEAALVMWFLCCRPNPKVVCTAPTKQQLHDVLWAEVAKWLEKSLVKNLLKWTKTKIYMVGHEERWFATARTATKPENMQGFHEDYMLFIVDEASGVADPIMEAILGTLSGDENKLLMCGNPTRTSGVFYDSHNRDRAKFRTHKVDSRDSKRTSRENIEMLIEKYGADSDVIRVRVFGEFPKAEADAFIPLELAETAASAKVEVSGDILHLGVDVARFGDDETVIAPRIGMKVFPLQCYNKQDTMVTAGRVIAAGRETMKLYPRLRRVEIKVDDSGVGGGVTDRLNEVIAEEGLSGWRVIPVNNGSKPIDDEQDHYENRGTESWAIMRTVLQEAFSKYLQGEPMGIELPPDERLITQLSQRKYRMTSKGRIALERKEDMKKRGLDSPDRADAVILSFVTEPDMQYSNQRPSGW is encoded by the coding sequence ATGAGCATTAAACCATACAATGTCCTCGCAGCTCTGACGGATCTTGTTGATCTGTATTGGGATGATCCCGTCGCTTTCGCAGAGGACATGCTCGGTTTTGACCCAGACAATTGGCAGCGCAAAGCCATGTCCGATGTTTCCAAGTATCCGCGGACCAGTGTAAGGTCCGGACAGGGAGTAGGGAAGACAGCCTTTGAGGCGGCATTGGTCATGTGGTTCCTTTGTTGCCGGCCAAATCCTAAAGTAGTCTGCACCGCTCCAACCAAGCAGCAGCTTCACGATGTGCTGTGGGCTGAGGTAGCGAAGTGGCTGGAGAAGTCGTTGGTGAAGAATCTTCTTAAATGGACCAAAACCAAGATTTATATGGTAGGGCATGAGGAGCGCTGGTTTGCGACCGCACGAACCGCGACCAAGCCGGAGAATATGCAGGGCTTTCACGAAGACTACATGTTATTTATCGTGGACGAAGCCTCTGGGGTTGCGGACCCAATCATGGAAGCCATACTCGGCACGCTGTCCGGTGATGAAAATAAGCTTTTGATGTGCGGTAACCCTACTCGGACGAGCGGGGTTTTTTATGATTCCCATAACCGGGACCGTGCAAAGTTCCGGACCCATAAGGTCGACAGCCGCGACAGCAAGCGGACCAGCCGCGAAAACATCGAAATGTTGATCGAGAAATACGGTGCCGATAGCGATGTGATTCGCGTCCGGGTATTCGGCGAGTTTCCAAAGGCTGAGGCCGACGCTTTTATTCCGCTGGAACTGGCCGAAACTGCTGCTTCTGCGAAGGTGGAGGTTTCAGGAGACATCCTTCATCTTGGAGTCGACGTCGCGCGTTTCGGAGACGACGAAACCGTCATTGCTCCTCGGATTGGGATGAAGGTGTTCCCGCTGCAATGCTACAACAAGCAGGACACCATGGTTACAGCCGGTCGTGTGATCGCTGCGGGGAGAGAAACGATGAAGCTTTACCCGCGTCTTCGCAGGGTAGAGATCAAGGTCGATGACAGCGGAGTCGGCGGCGGGGTTACTGACCGTCTGAATGAGGTCATTGCGGAAGAAGGACTCTCCGGATGGAGAGTGATCCCGGTCAACAACGGCAGCAAACCAATCGATGACGAGCAGGATCATTACGAAAACAGAGGAACTGAGTCTTGGGCGATCATGAGGACAGTCCTTCAGGAGGCCTTTTCAAAATATCTACAAGGCGAACCGATGGGGATTGAGCTTCCTCCAGACGAGAGGCTGATTACCCAGCTTTCACAACGGAAGTACCGCATGACGAGCAAAGGGCGAATTGCTCTTGAGCGGAAAGAGGACATGAAGAAACGCGGCCTTGATTCGCCTGACCGTGCTGATGCAGTAATTCTGTCATTTGTTACTGAACCTGATATGCAGTATTCGAATCAACGGCCGTCAGGCTGGTAA